A genomic window from bacterium includes:
- a CDS encoding integration host factor subunit beta: MSPEPYAGGTMTKAELIEALVDRIDRLTKKEAELIVNTVLKSISDSLADGDKVELRGFGSFKVKDRRSREGRNPKTGNKVSVEAKRVPYFKAGKELRERVNN, from the coding sequence TTGTCACCTGAACCTTATGCGGGAGGGACCATGACCAAGGCTGAACTCATCGAGGCTCTCGTGGATCGGATCGACAGATTAACAAAAAAGGAAGCCGAATTGATCGTCAATACGGTTCTCAAGAGCATCTCCGACTCCCTGGCGGACGGGGATAAGGTGGAACTAAGAGGGTTCGGGAGCTTCAAGGTGAAAGACAGGAGATCCCGGGAGGGCCGCAACCCTAAAACGGGTAACAAGGTGTCAGTGGAGGCCAAGAGAGTTCCTTACTTCAAGGCCGGCAAGGAGTTGAGGGAGCGAGTAAATAACTGA